A window of Solea solea chromosome 18, fSolSol10.1, whole genome shotgun sequence contains these coding sequences:
- the LOC131444863 gene encoding uncharacterized protein LOC131444863 isoform X1 — MSDGGCSLKNPSRRRLRIKPQQDAETHIKLKTDKAGLREVFVNSYKGRGVFASIPFTKGDFLLEYKGKLFTPDRPPVIETYSETEATFLFDFQWKGNSWCIDASMEDQSLGRLVNDEHKNPNCKMRPIEVDSMPHLCLFAIRDIVPEEEITYNYGDSDWPWRKQISTSPVTTPSVDEDLNDSRQSLNSGDAVEPLSSNVNEISTSPVTTPSVDEDLNDSGQSLNSGDAVEPLSSNVNEISTSPVTTPSVDEDLNDSRQSLNSGDAVEPLSSNVNKISTSPVTTPSVDEDLNDSRQSLNSGDAVEPLSSNVNKAFQSRITKLKQHHDKCTERYMASKEERNAIEGQHTFLLHQRMLLDQQPAELTNVSAPLPSTAKSTEMKIPFNHAVTHECNPKLKSGKRRHMNEASDESTDESSHTDYSDVDYIPDTEGSDCEDLSLTPIQPPQKARFPKLIPVTGYGPDKESSTEKDHTVKKRLAFSPGKKKKWTVRTQKKNSTPLCPEKESGLTVIPEKDSSLIISSETEECSVEVLCTTNTQERRVYDKRNYCLYCSKPTSKISRHLQTVHHNKPEVAKALYYPKDSKERRVRLAILRNRGNFTHNTDVVRKGTGHLVARYRTKEIRQGKDFIHCLHCQGLYSKKTLWKHIKICQEQAGDDAPQVGRKRVRSLCALSTPVGLDIGEGLKKILTHMIYDEVFHVVQNDKCILQLGQYMFNKLKNRGNNNDDYIRQKMREVGRMVLEAKKITPLKKMKDFFIPQNFPYVISAVKAAAGYEPKTNTYQTPSLALKLGHSLKKISSIVESNALMVGDHVTAEYAKRYRTIHDGRWEEFISSGALNTLKEAKWNMPQVLPFTQDVKLLNHHMEKQQCISERMLKISPTPENYAALTKVTLALAITFNRRRAGEVSRMLLSAFRSRNKSVLHDDVAICLTSFERKMCEFFTRVEIRGKRGRMVPVLLKPAMVTAMELLAEVRESCGVPSDNLFVFARPDALSAYRGGECLQKYAKLCGAKHPEALTSTKLRKHIATMSQVLNLEENESDQLADFLGHDIRIHRQYYRLPQGTLQLARMSKVLLAMERGTVSQFKGMTLDDIEIDPEEKMPDSNEEEASSDPSDEEDEFTSTDMDTSTSSEPPPAATPPTQEPAERRRQRWEGEEIKAVEKHLMNFIRTFTVPGKRDAVVCLQNETALKHRTWTDVKNYVRNRITALKRQTSTSK; from the exons ATGTCTGATGGCGGCTGCAGTTTAAAGAATCCTTCCAGAAGGAGGCTGCGGATCAAACCACAACAAGATGCGGAAACCCACATAAAACTGAAAACTGACAAGGCGGGTCTTAGAGAGGTATTTGTGAACTCTTACAAAG GACGAGGCGTTTTTGCCTCAATACCTTTCACCAAAGGAGATTTTTTGTTAGAGTACAAAGGGAAACTTTTTACTCCAGACAGGCCTCCTGTCATTGAGACCTACAGTGAGACTGAAGCAACATTTCTCTTTGATTTTCAATGGAAAGGGAACTCTTGGTG taTTGATGCATCCATGGAGGACCAATCACTTGGGAGACTGGTGAACGATGAGCACAAAAACCCAAACTGCAAAATGCGGCCAATTGAAGTGGACAGCATGCCGCACCTCTGTCTATTTGCAATTAGAGACATTGTGCCAGAGGAAGAAATTACATACAATTATGGGGATTCAGATTGGCCTTGGCGCAAACAG ATTTCCActtctcctgtgaccacacCATCAGTGGATGAAGACTTAAATGACAGCCGTCAGTCCCTGAATTCTGGCGATGCTGTGGAACCATTGTCCTCCAATGTAAATGAG ATTTCCActtctcctgtgaccacacCATCAGTGGATGAAGACTTAAATGACAGCGGTCAGTCCCTGAATTCTGGCGATGCTGTGGAACCATTGTCCTCCAATGTAAATGAG ATTTCCActtctcctgtgaccacacCATCAGTGGATGAAGACTTAAATGACAGCCGTCAGTCCCTGAATTCTGGCGATGCTGTGGAACCATTGTCCTCCAATGTAAATAAG ATTTCCActtctcctgtgaccacacCATCAGTGGATGAAGACTTAAATGACAGCCGTCAGTCCCTGAATTCTGGCGATGCTGTGGAACCATTGTCCTCCAATGTAAATAAG GCATTTCAGTCCAGGATCACTAAATTGAAACAGCACCATGACAAATGCACTGAACGCTACATGGCCTCAAAGGAAGAACGCAATGCAATTGAAGGACAGCATACCTTCCTTTTACATCAACGTATGCTTCTTGATCAACAGCCTGCAGAGTTGACTAAT GTATCTGCTCCTCTACCATCTACTGCTAAATCCACAGAAATGAAAATTCCCTTCAATCATGCAGTGACCCATGAGTGTAACCCAAAACTAAAATCAGGAAAAAGACGG CACATGAATGAAGCCTCAGATGAATCAACAGATGAGAGCAGTCATACTGACTACAGCGATGTTGATTACATACCTGACACTGAGGGAAGTGACTGTGAAGACCTATCTTTGACCCCTATACAACCACCACAGAAGGCACGGTTTCCCAAATTAATTCCAGTGACCGGGTACGGCCCAGACAAAGAAAGTAGCACAGAGAAAGACCATACAGTAAAGAAGAGACTGGCATTCAGcccaggaaaaaagaagaaatggacaGTCAGAActcaaaaaaagaacagcacaCCACTCTGCccagaaaaagaaagtggtttgACAGTTATCCCAGAGAAAGACAGTAGCTTGATTATCAGCTCAGAGACAGAAGAATGTTCAGTTGAAGTATTGTGTACCACAAATACTCAAGAGCGTCGGGTGTATGACAAAAGGAACTATTGTCTTTATTGCTCCAAGCCAACGTCAAAGATCTCGCGACACCTTCAAACTGTTCATCACAATAAACCAGAGGTTGCCAAAGCACTCTATTATCCAAAAGATTCTAAAGAAAGGCGAGTTCGTTTGGCCATTCTAAGGAACAGAGGAAACTTTACCCACAATACAGATGTGGTGAGAAAAGGAACTGGACATCTTGTTGCACGTTATCGAACAAAGGAGATCAGACAGGGTAAAGATTTCATTCATTGTCTGCACTGTCAAGGTCTTTACTCTAAAAAAACATTGTGGAAACATATCAAAATCTGTCAAGAGCAGGCAGGAGATGATGCCCCCCAAGTTGGAAGAAAAAGAGTTCGATCCCTGTGTGCTCTTAGCACACCTGTCGGTCTTGATATTGGTGAAGGCCTAAAGAAAATTCTTACCCACATGATCTATGATGAAGTGTTCCACGTTGTTCAGAATGACAAATGCATCCTGCAACTGGGACAATATATGTTCAACAAACTGAAGAACAGAGGGAACAATAATGATGACTACATACGACAGAAGATGAGAGAAGTTGGAAGAATGGTTCTTGAAGCTAAAAAGATAACACCACTGaagaaaatgaaggatttcTTCATTCCTCAGAACTTCCCATATGTTATATCTGCAGTGAAGGCGGCAGCAGGATATGAGCCCAAAACCAATACATATCAAACCCCTTCTTTAGCACTCAAGCTTGGCCACAGTCTAAAGAAAATATCTAGTATTGTTGAGAGCAATGCTTTGATGGTTGGTGATCATGTCACAGCAGAATATGCCAAGCGATACAGGACTATACATGACGGCAGATGGGAAGAGTTCATCTCCTCTGGTGCCCTAAACACTCTGAAGGAGGCCAAGTGGAATATGCCACAGGTGTTACCATTTACCCAAGATGTGAAGCTCTTGAACCATCACATGGAAAAGCAGCAATGCATTTCAGAAAGAATGCTAAAAATCTCCCCCACTCCAGAAAACTATGCTGCCCTGACTAAGGTAACACTTGCTTTAGCCATTACATTCAATAGAAGAAGGGCAGGAGAGGTATCACGGATGTTACTGAGTGCTTTTAGATCCCGGAACAAGTCAGTGTTGCATGACGACGTGGCTATCTGCTTGACTTCATTTGAGAGGAAGATGTGTGAGTTCTTCACAAGGGTGGAGATCCGAGGGAAACGTGGGAGGATGGTCCCTGTCCTATTAAAACCAGCAATGGTGACTGCTATGGAGCTGCTGGCTGAGGTGCGAGAAAGCTGTGGTGTACCCAGTGATAATTTATTCGTGTTTGCAAGACCTGACGCCTTGTCGGCCTACAGAGGGGGAGAGTGCCTTCAGAAATATGCCAAACTGTGCGGTGCCAAACACCCTGAAGCACTGACTTCCACAAAGCTTCGAAAACACATCGCAACTATGTCACAGGTCTTGAACCTGGAAGAAAATGAGTCTGACCAACTTGCTGACTTCTTAGGTCATGATATTCGCATCCACCGACAGTACTATCGGCTACCCCAAGGAACTCTGCAGCTTGCTAGAATGAGCAAAGTGCTACTGGCTATGGAGAGGGGGACTGTGTCGCAATTCAAAGGGATGACACTGGATGACATCGAAATTGACCCTGAAg AGAAAATGCCAGACTCCAATGAAGAGGAGGCTTCAAGTGACCCTTCAGATGAGGAAGATGAGTTCACCAGCACTGACATGGACACATCTACATCTTCAGAACCACCACCTGCTGCCACTCCTCCTACACAAG AACCAGCAGAAAGACGCAGGCAAAGATGGGAAGGAGAAGAAATTAAAGCTGTGGAGAAACACCTCATGAACTTCATCAGAACCTTCACCGTTCCTGGTAAACGTGACGCTGTGGTTTGTCTACAAAACGAAACAGCACTAAAGCACCGAACATGGACAGACGTTAAAAATTATGTGAGAAACAGAATCACTGCCCTGAAGAGACAGACGAGCACAAGCAAGTAA
- the LOC131444863 gene encoding uncharacterized protein LOC131444863 isoform X2: MSDGGCSLKNPSRRRLRIKPQQDAETHIKLKTDKAGLREVFVNSYKGRGVFASIPFTKGDFLLEYKGKLFTPDRPPVIETYSETEATFLFDFQWKGNSWCIDASMEDQSLGRLVNDEHKNPNCKMRPIEVDSMPHLCLFAIRDIVPEEEITYNYGDSDWPWRKQISTSPVTTPSVDEDLNDSRQSLNSGDAVEPLSSNVNEISTSPVTTPSVDEDLNDSGQSLNSGDAVEPLSSNVNEISTSPVTTPSVDEDLNDSRQSLNSGDAVEPLSSNVNKISTSPVTTPSVDEDLNDSRQSLNSGDAVEPLSSNVNKAFQSRITKLKQHHDKCTERYMASKEERNAIEGQHTFLLHQRMLLDQQPAELTNHMNEASDESTDESSHTDYSDVDYIPDTEGSDCEDLSLTPIQPPQKARFPKLIPVTGYGPDKESSTEKDHTVKKRLAFSPGKKKKWTVRTQKKNSTPLCPEKESGLTVIPEKDSSLIISSETEECSVEVLCTTNTQERRVYDKRNYCLYCSKPTSKISRHLQTVHHNKPEVAKALYYPKDSKERRVRLAILRNRGNFTHNTDVVRKGTGHLVARYRTKEIRQGKDFIHCLHCQGLYSKKTLWKHIKICQEQAGDDAPQVGRKRVRSLCALSTPVGLDIGEGLKKILTHMIYDEVFHVVQNDKCILQLGQYMFNKLKNRGNNNDDYIRQKMREVGRMVLEAKKITPLKKMKDFFIPQNFPYVISAVKAAAGYEPKTNTYQTPSLALKLGHSLKKISSIVESNALMVGDHVTAEYAKRYRTIHDGRWEEFISSGALNTLKEAKWNMPQVLPFTQDVKLLNHHMEKQQCISERMLKISPTPENYAALTKVTLALAITFNRRRAGEVSRMLLSAFRSRNKSVLHDDVAICLTSFERKMCEFFTRVEIRGKRGRMVPVLLKPAMVTAMELLAEVRESCGVPSDNLFVFARPDALSAYRGGECLQKYAKLCGAKHPEALTSTKLRKHIATMSQVLNLEENESDQLADFLGHDIRIHRQYYRLPQGTLQLARMSKVLLAMERGTVSQFKGMTLDDIEIDPEEKMPDSNEEEASSDPSDEEDEFTSTDMDTSTSSEPPPAATPPTQEPAERRRQRWEGEEIKAVEKHLMNFIRTFTVPGKRDAVVCLQNETALKHRTWTDVKNYVRNRITALKRQTSTSK; the protein is encoded by the exons ATGTCTGATGGCGGCTGCAGTTTAAAGAATCCTTCCAGAAGGAGGCTGCGGATCAAACCACAACAAGATGCGGAAACCCACATAAAACTGAAAACTGACAAGGCGGGTCTTAGAGAGGTATTTGTGAACTCTTACAAAG GACGAGGCGTTTTTGCCTCAATACCTTTCACCAAAGGAGATTTTTTGTTAGAGTACAAAGGGAAACTTTTTACTCCAGACAGGCCTCCTGTCATTGAGACCTACAGTGAGACTGAAGCAACATTTCTCTTTGATTTTCAATGGAAAGGGAACTCTTGGTG taTTGATGCATCCATGGAGGACCAATCACTTGGGAGACTGGTGAACGATGAGCACAAAAACCCAAACTGCAAAATGCGGCCAATTGAAGTGGACAGCATGCCGCACCTCTGTCTATTTGCAATTAGAGACATTGTGCCAGAGGAAGAAATTACATACAATTATGGGGATTCAGATTGGCCTTGGCGCAAACAG ATTTCCActtctcctgtgaccacacCATCAGTGGATGAAGACTTAAATGACAGCCGTCAGTCCCTGAATTCTGGCGATGCTGTGGAACCATTGTCCTCCAATGTAAATGAG ATTTCCActtctcctgtgaccacacCATCAGTGGATGAAGACTTAAATGACAGCGGTCAGTCCCTGAATTCTGGCGATGCTGTGGAACCATTGTCCTCCAATGTAAATGAG ATTTCCActtctcctgtgaccacacCATCAGTGGATGAAGACTTAAATGACAGCCGTCAGTCCCTGAATTCTGGCGATGCTGTGGAACCATTGTCCTCCAATGTAAATAAG ATTTCCActtctcctgtgaccacacCATCAGTGGATGAAGACTTAAATGACAGCCGTCAGTCCCTGAATTCTGGCGATGCTGTGGAACCATTGTCCTCCAATGTAAATAAG GCATTTCAGTCCAGGATCACTAAATTGAAACAGCACCATGACAAATGCACTGAACGCTACATGGCCTCAAAGGAAGAACGCAATGCAATTGAAGGACAGCATACCTTCCTTTTACATCAACGTATGCTTCTTGATCAACAGCCTGCAGAGTTGACTAAT CACATGAATGAAGCCTCAGATGAATCAACAGATGAGAGCAGTCATACTGACTACAGCGATGTTGATTACATACCTGACACTGAGGGAAGTGACTGTGAAGACCTATCTTTGACCCCTATACAACCACCACAGAAGGCACGGTTTCCCAAATTAATTCCAGTGACCGGGTACGGCCCAGACAAAGAAAGTAGCACAGAGAAAGACCATACAGTAAAGAAGAGACTGGCATTCAGcccaggaaaaaagaagaaatggacaGTCAGAActcaaaaaaagaacagcacaCCACTCTGCccagaaaaagaaagtggtttgACAGTTATCCCAGAGAAAGACAGTAGCTTGATTATCAGCTCAGAGACAGAAGAATGTTCAGTTGAAGTATTGTGTACCACAAATACTCAAGAGCGTCGGGTGTATGACAAAAGGAACTATTGTCTTTATTGCTCCAAGCCAACGTCAAAGATCTCGCGACACCTTCAAACTGTTCATCACAATAAACCAGAGGTTGCCAAAGCACTCTATTATCCAAAAGATTCTAAAGAAAGGCGAGTTCGTTTGGCCATTCTAAGGAACAGAGGAAACTTTACCCACAATACAGATGTGGTGAGAAAAGGAACTGGACATCTTGTTGCACGTTATCGAACAAAGGAGATCAGACAGGGTAAAGATTTCATTCATTGTCTGCACTGTCAAGGTCTTTACTCTAAAAAAACATTGTGGAAACATATCAAAATCTGTCAAGAGCAGGCAGGAGATGATGCCCCCCAAGTTGGAAGAAAAAGAGTTCGATCCCTGTGTGCTCTTAGCACACCTGTCGGTCTTGATATTGGTGAAGGCCTAAAGAAAATTCTTACCCACATGATCTATGATGAAGTGTTCCACGTTGTTCAGAATGACAAATGCATCCTGCAACTGGGACAATATATGTTCAACAAACTGAAGAACAGAGGGAACAATAATGATGACTACATACGACAGAAGATGAGAGAAGTTGGAAGAATGGTTCTTGAAGCTAAAAAGATAACACCACTGaagaaaatgaaggatttcTTCATTCCTCAGAACTTCCCATATGTTATATCTGCAGTGAAGGCGGCAGCAGGATATGAGCCCAAAACCAATACATATCAAACCCCTTCTTTAGCACTCAAGCTTGGCCACAGTCTAAAGAAAATATCTAGTATTGTTGAGAGCAATGCTTTGATGGTTGGTGATCATGTCACAGCAGAATATGCCAAGCGATACAGGACTATACATGACGGCAGATGGGAAGAGTTCATCTCCTCTGGTGCCCTAAACACTCTGAAGGAGGCCAAGTGGAATATGCCACAGGTGTTACCATTTACCCAAGATGTGAAGCTCTTGAACCATCACATGGAAAAGCAGCAATGCATTTCAGAAAGAATGCTAAAAATCTCCCCCACTCCAGAAAACTATGCTGCCCTGACTAAGGTAACACTTGCTTTAGCCATTACATTCAATAGAAGAAGGGCAGGAGAGGTATCACGGATGTTACTGAGTGCTTTTAGATCCCGGAACAAGTCAGTGTTGCATGACGACGTGGCTATCTGCTTGACTTCATTTGAGAGGAAGATGTGTGAGTTCTTCACAAGGGTGGAGATCCGAGGGAAACGTGGGAGGATGGTCCCTGTCCTATTAAAACCAGCAATGGTGACTGCTATGGAGCTGCTGGCTGAGGTGCGAGAAAGCTGTGGTGTACCCAGTGATAATTTATTCGTGTTTGCAAGACCTGACGCCTTGTCGGCCTACAGAGGGGGAGAGTGCCTTCAGAAATATGCCAAACTGTGCGGTGCCAAACACCCTGAAGCACTGACTTCCACAAAGCTTCGAAAACACATCGCAACTATGTCACAGGTCTTGAACCTGGAAGAAAATGAGTCTGACCAACTTGCTGACTTCTTAGGTCATGATATTCGCATCCACCGACAGTACTATCGGCTACCCCAAGGAACTCTGCAGCTTGCTAGAATGAGCAAAGTGCTACTGGCTATGGAGAGGGGGACTGTGTCGCAATTCAAAGGGATGACACTGGATGACATCGAAATTGACCCTGAAg AGAAAATGCCAGACTCCAATGAAGAGGAGGCTTCAAGTGACCCTTCAGATGAGGAAGATGAGTTCACCAGCACTGACATGGACACATCTACATCTTCAGAACCACCACCTGCTGCCACTCCTCCTACACAAG AACCAGCAGAAAGACGCAGGCAAAGATGGGAAGGAGAAGAAATTAAAGCTGTGGAGAAACACCTCATGAACTTCATCAGAACCTTCACCGTTCCTGGTAAACGTGACGCTGTGGTTTGTCTACAAAACGAAACAGCACTAAAGCACCGAACATGGACAGACGTTAAAAATTATGTGAGAAACAGAATCACTGCCCTGAAGAGACAGACGAGCACAAGCAAGTAA
- the tspan37 gene encoding tetraspanin 37, with protein MSDQRRNAFKTALQMSSQLLWVMGLVVGLGGVYLLMKYSQGSLFFSNTYITMPAIFALASAAVLLVDGFLGSCLSIKESTFLQGLFVYLLVVVFCLQSSASALAYFYSVKLDSEMAPLSGLFHNYTGRSHDRVSQAVDATQQQLLCCGVQNYTDWHETPWFNRTGGLFVPHSCCNSTFPHCNGSVDQPWQLYTQGCQVRLEASFQFVLSFIFWCGPVLFMVEVVNFLVVAQLMRDQTFIEYHILHKN; from the exons ATGAGCGACCAGAGGAGAAACGCGTTCAAAACCGCGCTGCAGATGTCGAGTCAACTTCTGTGG GTGATGGGGTTGGTGGTGGGCTTGGGTGGAGTCTATTTGCTGATGAAATACAGTCAGGGCAGCTTGTTCTTTTCGAACACCTACATCACGATGCCGGCCATTTTTGCTCTCGCAAGTGCTGCCGTCCTGTTGGTCGACGGATTCCTCGGTTCGTGTCTGAGCATCAAGGAATCCACGTTCCTGCAGGGCCTG TTTGTTTATCTTCTAGTTGTGGTCTTTTGTCTGCAAAGTTCGGCTTCAGCGTTGGCTTATTTCTACTCTGTGAAG CTGGACTCAGAGATGGCTCCCCTTAGTGGACTGTTTCATAATTACACAGGCAGGAGCCATGACCGGGTCTCTCAGGCTGTGGATGCTACTCAACAGCAG TTGCTCTGTTGTGGTGTCCAGAACTACACGGACTGGCATGAAACCCCGTGGTTCAACCGCACGGGCGGACTCTTTGTTCCGCACAGCTGCTGCAACTCTACGTTCCCCCACTGCAATGGCTCCGTGGACCAGCCGTGGCAGCTTTACACTCAG GGCTGCCAGGTGAGGCTGGAGGCATCTTTTCAGTTTGTGCTGAGTTTCATCTTCTGGTGCGGCCCAGTCCTTTTTATGGTGGAG GTTGTTAATTTCCTGGTGGTGGCACAGCTGATGAGGGACCAAACATTTATAGAATATCACATACTGCACAAAAACTGA